The following proteins are encoded in a genomic region of Pseudodesulfovibrio mercurii:
- a CDS encoding 4Fe-4S dicluster domain-containing protein — protein MSESSIQNLPDSMATSFPEEYREKAQPPEDKLVVSRRKMLGFLGIQIATGALVATEVMAAPRNFKPECTNRGITPDKLPNARAWLATDPTACVGCRTCEIVCSLSHDGICQPALARIHTRYDPLHSLQKLIAMPFECKQCNMADCYLACEYDALVLDKKTGARVIDPEKCQACGECFAACPWGMVVHNEEKDTYSKCDLCGGDPQCVKYCPAAAIKFIQLG, from the coding sequence GTGAGCGAGAGTTCAATCCAAAACCTGCCTGATTCCATGGCGACGTCTTTTCCCGAAGAGTACCGGGAGAAGGCGCAGCCGCCCGAGGACAAACTGGTCGTCTCCCGGAGAAAGATGCTCGGCTTTCTGGGCATCCAGATAGCCACGGGAGCCCTGGTCGCCACCGAGGTGATGGCCGCGCCCAGGAACTTCAAGCCGGAATGCACCAACCGGGGCATCACCCCGGACAAGCTTCCCAATGCCAGGGCCTGGCTCGCGACCGATCCGACCGCCTGCGTGGGTTGCCGGACCTGCGAGATCGTCTGCTCCCTGTCGCACGACGGCATCTGCCAGCCGGCCCTCGCCCGCATCCACACCAGGTACGACCCCCTGCACTCCCTGCAAAAGCTCATCGCCATGCCCTTTGAGTGCAAGCAATGCAACATGGCGGACTGCTACCTGGCCTGCGAGTACGACGCCCTGGTCCTGGACAAGAAGACCGGCGCCCGGGTCATCGATCCCGAGAAATGCCAGGCGTGCGGCGAATGCTTCGCGGCCTGTCCCTGGGGCATGGTGGTCCACAACGAGGAAAAGGACACCTACAGCAAGTGCGACCTCTGCGGCGGCGACCCGCAATGCGTGAAGTATTGCCCGGCCGCAGCGATCAAGTTCATTCAACTGGGATAA
- a CDS encoding aldehyde ferredoxin oxidoreductase N-terminal domain-containing protein has protein sequence MYGWAGKILRVDLTKGTISTEETKKYTDYLGGLGFGYKVIFDEAPKAGPFDPENRLIFAIGPLTGTMAPSTSRPEVISISPHSYATQAKHSMASRSNFGGYWGAELKFAGYDAVIVQGKAPKPVYININNDKVTIEDASSVWGKDGLAAQEAIKQLQKDEDIQIATIGPAGERMVRIAPIIHRLGNVARQGGFGAVMGSKNLKAIAVRGNKGVKVADEKGLIEYVKVVRSFQPAPLGATPLSSGPLSWTGKHIDPADINHQAQRFNQTESNAPWLMKYHLKTQSCYSCPQGCYTYMKTPKEGMGAVSCTQWFYAWMGNRDEATFQASQLVNKLGLDSFEMFPMIQFIWFLQDEEVNGKSLLRHMYDKKLVSKKNLDVLEAAHYPRGGGDLGSAGLEGMLTMMAYREDFLGDALGEGFRRAMDILSDEFKRLKMPDVADGVMKFVKMEGIMGGVVGGNGGWGMSAHYDPRTFGYYWAVNFAMENCDPMRHSMTNLIEWTGLSFEQAMPVAIRHWGKDVAENGLNDIHRDRTTPLTWNGDKSAKANAYLSQFIHYRGCIKDSLTGCDWVYPVMVSGREDRGYAGDISVEYKLVGLVTGEKMTQEKLNEQAARTWTLHRLLTVLEWNDGKAVNMREEHDQIPDHFFAPVDTRLLPAYPPADPPHPPLIRENFEATKTEYYKLMGWDVKTGLPTRSLLKKLGMQDVLASFEAQAFKLPS, from the coding sequence ATGTATGGATGGGCTGGGAAAATATTGAGGGTGGACCTGACCAAGGGCACCATCTCAACGGAAGAAACCAAGAAATACACGGACTACCTGGGCGGCCTCGGTTTCGGGTACAAGGTCATCTTCGACGAGGCGCCCAAGGCGGGTCCTTTTGACCCGGAAAACCGCCTGATCTTCGCCATCGGCCCCCTGACCGGCACCATGGCGCCCTCCACCTCGCGGCCGGAAGTGATCAGCATTTCGCCGCACTCCTATGCGACGCAGGCCAAGCACTCCATGGCCTCTCGAAGCAATTTCGGCGGCTACTGGGGCGCGGAGCTGAAGTTCGCGGGCTATGACGCGGTCATCGTCCAGGGCAAGGCCCCCAAACCGGTGTACATCAACATCAACAACGACAAGGTGACCATCGAGGACGCCTCGTCCGTGTGGGGCAAGGACGGCCTGGCCGCCCAGGAAGCCATCAAGCAGTTGCAGAAGGACGAGGACATCCAGATCGCCACCATCGGCCCCGCCGGTGAACGGATGGTCCGCATCGCGCCCATCATCCATCGCCTCGGCAACGTGGCCCGGCAGGGCGGCTTCGGCGCGGTCATGGGTTCCAAGAACCTTAAGGCCATTGCCGTGCGCGGCAACAAGGGCGTCAAGGTGGCGGACGAGAAGGGGCTCATCGAATACGTCAAGGTCGTGCGCAGCTTCCAGCCCGCCCCTCTGGGCGCCACCCCGCTGTCCAGCGGTCCCCTGAGCTGGACCGGGAAGCACATCGATCCCGCGGACATCAACCATCAGGCGCAGCGCTTCAACCAGACCGAGAGCAATGCGCCCTGGCTGATGAAATACCACCTCAAGACCCAGTCCTGCTACTCCTGTCCCCAGGGCTGCTACACGTACATGAAGACGCCCAAGGAAGGCATGGGCGCGGTGAGCTGCACCCAGTGGTTCTACGCGTGGATGGGCAACCGGGACGAGGCCACCTTCCAGGCGAGCCAGCTGGTCAACAAGCTGGGGCTGGACTCCTTCGAGATGTTCCCCATGATCCAGTTCATCTGGTTCCTGCAGGACGAAGAGGTGAACGGCAAGAGCCTGCTCCGGCACATGTACGACAAGAAGCTGGTCAGCAAGAAGAACCTCGACGTCCTGGAGGCCGCGCACTACCCCCGCGGGGGCGGCGACCTGGGTTCCGCCGGACTGGAAGGCATGCTGACCATGATGGCCTATCGCGAGGACTTCCTGGGCGACGCCCTGGGCGAGGGCTTCCGCCGGGCCATGGACATCCTCTCGGACGAGTTCAAGCGGCTCAAGATGCCCGACGTCGCCGACGGCGTCATGAAGTTCGTCAAGATGGAAGGCATCATGGGCGGCGTGGTCGGCGGCAACGGCGGCTGGGGCATGTCCGCCCACTACGACCCCAGGACCTTCGGCTACTACTGGGCCGTCAACTTCGCCATGGAGAACTGCGACCCCATGCGCCACTCCATGACCAACCTGATCGAATGGACCGGGCTCTCCTTTGAGCAGGCCATGCCCGTGGCCATCCGGCACTGGGGCAAGGACGTCGCGGAGAACGGGTTGAACGACATCCACCGCGACCGCACCACCCCCCTGACCTGGAACGGCGACAAGTCGGCCAAGGCCAACGCCTACCTGAGCCAGTTCATCCACTATCGGGGCTGCATCAAGGACAGCCTGACGGGCTGCGACTGGGTCTATCCCGTGATGGTCAGCGGCCGCGAGGACCGTGGGTATGCCGGCGACATCTCGGTGGAGTACAAGCTCGTCGGGCTGGTCACCGGGGAAAAGATGACCCAGGAGAAACTGAACGAGCAGGCCGCCAGAACCTGGACCCTGCACCGCCTTCTGACGGTCCTGGAGTGGAATGACGGCAAGGCGGTGAACATGCGCGAAGAGCACGACCAGATTCCGGATCACTTCTTCGCCCCGGTGGACACCCGGCTCCTGCCCGCCTATCCCCCGGCCGATCCGCCGCACCCGCCCCTGATCCGCGAGAACTTCGAGGCGACCAAGACGGAGTACTACAAGCTCATGGGCTGGGACGTGAAGACCGGGCTGCCGACCCGCAGCCTGCTCAAGAAGCTGGGCATGCAGGACGTGCTGGCCTCCTTCGAGGCCCAGGCCTTCAAGCTGCCGAGTTAA
- a CDS encoding B12-binding domain-containing radical SAM protein has product MKILLLAPPATRLMNPATFVADLLPPKTWVPLGVASLASALRVGGFPAEYRDLHDWDWSLVEALLTESDPDLVGISCFTFGRGNAMRLAALSKRLLPEVPVIMGGPHATFFPDHILADGNVDLVALGEGEITMVELARHFTNGPVRRPVMERILARELDDVRGLAFVRDGAMHLTPPRESVTDLDVFPFPAYDAFDPAEYKSPEIPPEYQSLPGTHVMTSRGCPFKCEFCSVNRFFKGKWAFRSPGNVADELERLVADLGVRHVYFSDDLFSLNPQRTIGICKEILDRRLDLVWMAETRVDCVNEEMLGWMRKAGCYRVYYGVESGSPRILKAINKGFTTDQVRRAFRMTHLAGMEPCCFLMVGNPGETPETIDETIALIREIRPGTSPIVGITTILPGTRQYELSKRQGLISDDYWRTDAAPPLYTGEYEVDDLIQLQIRLARGVCPEVYEQMRAMGLDDDYFRLRRMMGKGHARTA; this is encoded by the coding sequence ATGAAGATTCTGCTCCTGGCTCCCCCTGCAACACGGCTCATGAACCCGGCCACCTTCGTGGCGGACCTGCTGCCGCCCAAGACTTGGGTGCCCCTGGGCGTCGCCTCCCTGGCCTCGGCCCTGCGGGTCGGCGGGTTCCCGGCGGAATACCGGGACCTGCACGACTGGGACTGGTCCCTTGTGGAGGCCCTGCTGACCGAAAGCGATCCCGACCTGGTGGGCATCAGCTGCTTCACCTTCGGCCGGGGCAATGCCATGCGACTGGCCGCCCTGTCCAAGCGTCTGCTCCCCGAGGTCCCGGTGATCATGGGCGGCCCACACGCCACCTTTTTCCCGGACCATATCCTGGCCGACGGCAACGTGGACCTGGTGGCCCTGGGCGAAGGGGAGATCACCATGGTGGAGCTGGCCCGGCATTTCACCAACGGCCCGGTCCGGCGTCCCGTCATGGAGCGCATTTTGGCCCGCGAACTGGACGACGTCCGGGGGCTGGCCTTTGTTCGGGACGGGGCCATGCACCTGACCCCGCCACGGGAGAGCGTCACCGACCTGGATGTCTTTCCCTTCCCGGCCTACGACGCCTTCGATCCGGCGGAATACAAGTCCCCGGAGATTCCCCCGGAGTACCAGTCCCTGCCGGGAACCCACGTCATGACCTCCAGGGGCTGCCCCTTCAAATGCGAGTTCTGCTCGGTGAACCGGTTCTTCAAGGGCAAGTGGGCCTTCCGTTCTCCGGGCAACGTGGCCGACGAACTGGAGCGGCTGGTGGCCGACCTCGGCGTGCGGCACGTCTATTTTTCCGACGACCTGTTCTCGCTGAACCCCCAGCGGACCATCGGCATCTGCAAGGAGATCCTGGACCGCAGGCTGGACCTGGTCTGGATGGCCGAGACCCGCGTGGACTGCGTCAACGAGGAGATGCTCGGCTGGATGCGCAAGGCCGGATGCTACCGGGTCTACTACGGCGTGGAGTCCGGCAGCCCGCGCATCCTGAAGGCCATCAACAAGGGCTTCACCACGGACCAGGTGCGTCGGGCCTTCCGCATGACGCACCTGGCGGGCATGGAGCCCTGCTGTTTCCTCATGGTCGGCAACCCCGGCGAGACCCCGGAGACCATCGACGAGACCATCGCGCTCATCCGGGAGATCCGGCCGGGAACGTCCCCCATCGTCGGCATCACCACCATCCTGCCGGGGACCAGACAGTACGAGCTGTCCAAGCGGCAGGGGCTCATCAGCGACGACTATTGGCGCACGGACGCGGCGCCCCCGCTGTACACCGGCGAATACGAGGTGGACGACCTGATCCAGCTCCAGATCCGGCTGGCCCGGGGCGTCTGCCCCGAGGTCTACGAGCAGATGCGCGCCATGGGCCTGGACGACGACTATTTCCGCCTGCGGCGCATGATGGGGAAGGGACATGCCCGCACGGCCTGA
- a CDS encoding molybdopterin-binding protein, giving the protein MKVIDVEDAIGTVLCHDITRIIPGQSKGPGFRRGHVVRPEDVSELRKIGKEHLYVLDLADGYVHEDDAARRIARAAAGPGLELNEPVEGKVTFTAAMDGLVNIDATRLLKLNSLGDVLFATIHGNQLVRKGRHLAGVRVLPLAVPEELVADAERLLAEGEPMVRVRALKPARVGIVVTGSEVYKGLIKDKFGPVVQGKFESYGCTVLGKRLVSDDEAMTAKAIRRFLSEGAEFIVVTGGMSVDPDDRTPAAIRAAGAEVVTYGAPILPGAMFMLARIGDVPVLGLPGCVMYYRASIFDLVVPRLLSGEAVTRDDILALGYGGFCEGCATCRYPVCGFGKGM; this is encoded by the coding sequence ATGAAAGTCATCGACGTTGAAGACGCCATCGGCACGGTATTGTGTCACGACATCACCCGGATCATCCCCGGCCAGAGCAAGGGACCGGGGTTCCGCCGGGGGCATGTGGTCCGTCCGGAAGACGTGTCCGAGCTGCGCAAGATCGGCAAGGAACATCTCTACGTGCTCGATCTCGCGGACGGCTACGTCCACGAGGACGACGCGGCCCGCCGCATCGCCAGGGCGGCGGCCGGGCCCGGCCTGGAGCTGAACGAGCCCGTGGAGGGCAAGGTCACCTTCACCGCCGCCATGGACGGGCTGGTCAATATCGACGCCACGCGCCTGCTCAAGCTCAACTCCCTGGGGGACGTCCTCTTCGCCACCATCCACGGCAACCAGCTCGTGCGCAAGGGCCGGCATCTGGCCGGAGTCCGGGTGCTGCCCCTGGCGGTCCCCGAGGAATTGGTCGCCGACGCCGAACGGCTGCTCGCCGAGGGCGAACCCATGGTCCGGGTGCGGGCGCTGAAACCCGCCCGCGTGGGCATCGTGGTCACCGGCAGCGAGGTGTACAAGGGGCTGATCAAGGACAAGTTCGGTCCGGTGGTCCAGGGCAAGTTCGAGAGCTACGGCTGCACGGTCCTGGGCAAGCGCCTCGTGTCCGACGACGAGGCCATGACCGCCAAGGCCATCCGCCGTTTCCTCAGCGAGGGCGCGGAGTTCATCGTGGTCACCGGCGGCATGTCCGTGGACCCCGACGACCGAACCCCGGCCGCCATCCGGGCCGCCGGGGCCGAGGTGGTCACCTACGGCGCTCCGATCCTGCCGGGCGCCATGTTCATGCTGGCGCGTATCGGCGACGTCCCCGTGCTGGGGCTCCCCGGTTGCGTCATGTACTATCGGGCAAGCATCTTCGACCTGGTGGTCCCCAGGCTGCTCAGCGGCGAAGCGGTGACCCGCGACGACATTCTCGCTCTGGGATACGGCGGGTTCTGCGAAGGGTGCGCCACCTGCCGGTATCCCGTCTGCGGCTTCGGCAAGGGCATGTAG
- the rsgA gene encoding ribosome small subunit-dependent GTPase A, whose amino-acid sequence MKTPIHAAHGCEATDRLRRLGWNEHFDGLMTNPGFDPDRVARVVSAQRDLFLVADGRAEWICTPSGKLRRARREDYPVTGDWVIVDESVVQRVLPRRNTLRRGEAGSRGKQDGAAPREQPIAANLDTVLIVSGLDRDYNPRRLERYLALVYNCGMTPVIVLTKADLLDCPDAFRAEAEAVAPGVPVVLTSTVDGSGAEGLHGYLGPGRTAAMIGSSGAGKSSLANMLLGHDVRATAAVSRSVGKGRHTTTSRELIAMPQGGLLMDNPGIREIAFAGDGAGLDAAFADILELAESCRFADCTHRHEPGCAVLRAVDTGILPPERLDNYRKMQREMDYVRARSEKSADYVEKERWRDRAMEIRRITKRGKR is encoded by the coding sequence ATGAAGACACCGATACATGCCGCACATGGCTGCGAGGCGACGGACAGGCTCCGCCGACTCGGCTGGAACGAACACTTCGACGGCCTGATGACGAACCCGGGATTCGACCCGGACCGGGTGGCCAGGGTCGTCAGCGCGCAACGCGACCTGTTCCTGGTCGCCGACGGACGCGCCGAATGGATCTGCACCCCCTCGGGCAAACTGCGCCGTGCCCGGCGGGAGGACTACCCCGTGACCGGGGACTGGGTCATCGTCGACGAAAGCGTCGTGCAGCGCGTGCTCCCGCGACGAAACACCCTGCGCCGGGGCGAGGCGGGCTCGCGGGGAAAACAGGATGGCGCGGCCCCGCGCGAGCAGCCCATCGCCGCCAACCTGGACACGGTCCTCATCGTCAGCGGGCTCGACCGCGACTACAACCCGCGCCGGTTGGAGCGGTACCTGGCCCTGGTCTACAACTGCGGGATGACGCCCGTGATCGTCCTGACCAAGGCGGACCTCCTCGACTGTCCGGACGCGTTCCGCGCCGAGGCCGAAGCCGTTGCGCCGGGCGTCCCGGTCGTGCTCACCTCCACCGTGGACGGCAGCGGCGCGGAAGGGCTGCATGGCTATCTGGGGCCCGGACGGACGGCGGCCATGATCGGCTCCTCCGGGGCCGGGAAGTCCTCGCTGGCCAACATGCTGCTCGGCCACGACGTGCGGGCCACGGCGGCCGTCAGCCGGAGCGTGGGCAAGGGGCGGCACACCACGACGTCGCGCGAACTCATCGCCATGCCGCAAGGCGGCCTGCTCATGGACAATCCGGGCATCCGCGAGATCGCCTTCGCCGGTGACGGCGCGGGCCTGGACGCGGCCTTTGCCGACATCCTGGAGCTGGCCGAATCCTGCCGCTTCGCCGACTGCACGCACCGGCACGAACCGGGCTGCGCGGTGCTCCGCGCCGTGGACACCGGCATCCTGCCGCCGGAGCGGCTGGACAATTACCGCAAGATGCAGCGCGAAATGGACTATGTCCGGGCCCGCAGCGAAAAGAGCGCGGACTACGTGGAAAAGGAGCGGTGGAGGGACCGGGCCATGGAGATACGGCGCATCACCAAGCGCGGGAAGCGTTGA
- a CDS encoding RHS repeat-associated core domain-containing protein, with product MIKEILYDPFGGIIEDTNPALHVPIGFAGGLHDRELGFVRFGWRDYDTFTGRWTAPDPIGDRGGDPDWYGYCLDDPVNANDPTGLLPFLLPFAAGMAGATAISATGSYLAAKATDWFGKKTDKDYGKGKPTATEGVHDAMGKVIGINSGIVGAAGAAKAAPAAAAAAMQHPDKLAAGSKAAADFASGAFDKGPAPMTRAGAAGAAARAGYDWYKEKYGR from the coding sequence GTGATAAAGGAGATTCTGTACGATCCCTTCGGCGGGATCATCGAAGACACCAATCCGGCCTTGCACGTGCCCATCGGCTTCGCGGGCGGCCTGCACGACCGGGAGCTGGGATTCGTCCGCTTCGGCTGGAGGGACTACGACACCTTCACCGGCAGGTGGACCGCGCCCGATCCCATCGGGGACAGGGGCGGTGATCCGGATTGGTATGGTTATTGTTTGGATGATCCGGTCAATGCCAACGATCCGACAGGACTGCTGCCGTTTCTTCTGCCCTTTGCGGCAGGCATGGCAGGTGCGACCGCCATCAGCGCCACCGGATCGTACTTGGCGGCCAAGGCCACAGATTGGTTTGGCAAAAAGACCGACAAGGATTACGGCAAGGGCAAGCCGACGGCCACCGAGGGCGTCCATGATGCCATGGGCAAGGTTATCGGGATCAACTCCGGCATTGTCGGAGCGGCAGGTGCGGCAAAGGCGGCTCCCGCGGCTGCGGCGGCCGCGATGCAGCATCCGGATAAACTTGCTGCGGGTTCAAAAGCGGCAGCGGACTTTGCTTCCGGTGCATTCGATAAAGGGCCGGCACCCATGACCCGGGCGGGTGCTGCAGGTGCAGCTGCTAGAGCTGGATATGACTGGTATAAAGAGAAATATGGAAGATGA
- a CDS encoding ABC transporter substrate-binding protein: protein MKRIMMMVCALALCASTAFAGTPVKVAHATWVGYGPLYIAKELGYFEKEGLDVDLVIIEDEAQYAAALASGNIDGLGNVLDREVIHYAKGTPEVVIFGMDESTGGDGVVASGEIKTVADLKGKTVGLDKSSTSYFFFLSILAKNGVDEKDVNITEMGASDAGAAFVAGRIDAAVTWEPWLTNAGQREGGHVLVSSKEMPKTIVDVFVLNADYVKAHPEVPAKMTKCWNQAIAWYVQNPDKGNEIMAKAMGLETQEMADMASGVTFIGQADNKAFFDKSQPNSVYEVAERAISFWKSKGIITKDVSVDALISADYVNAE, encoded by the coding sequence ATGAAACGCATTATGATGATGGTCTGCGCGCTGGCGCTCTGTGCTTCCACCGCCTTCGCCGGTACGCCGGTGAAGGTCGCCCACGCCACCTGGGTCGGCTACGGGCCGCTGTATATCGCCAAGGAACTCGGCTACTTCGAAAAGGAAGGCCTGGACGTGGACCTGGTCATCATCGAGGATGAGGCCCAGTATGCCGCGGCGCTCGCCTCGGGCAACATCGACGGCCTGGGCAACGTGCTCGACCGCGAGGTCATCCACTACGCCAAGGGCACCCCCGAGGTCGTCATCTTCGGCATGGACGAGTCCACCGGCGGCGACGGCGTGGTCGCCTCGGGCGAGATCAAGACCGTGGCCGACCTCAAGGGCAAGACCGTGGGGCTGGACAAGTCCTCCACCTCCTATTTCTTTTTCCTGTCCATCCTGGCCAAGAACGGCGTGGACGAGAAGGACGTCAACATCACCGAGATGGGCGCTTCGGACGCGGGCGCGGCCTTCGTGGCCGGGCGCATCGACGCCGCCGTGACCTGGGAGCCCTGGCTGACCAATGCGGGCCAGCGCGAGGGCGGCCATGTGCTCGTCTCGTCCAAGGAAATGCCCAAGACCATCGTGGACGTGTTCGTGCTCAACGCCGACTACGTCAAGGCGCACCCCGAGGTGCCCGCCAAGATGACCAAGTGCTGGAACCAGGCCATCGCCTGGTACGTGCAGAACCCGGACAAGGGCAACGAGATCATGGCCAAGGCCATGGGCCTCGAGACCCAGGAAATGGCCGACATGGCCTCGGGCGTGACCTTCATCGGCCAGGCCGACAACAAGGCGTTCTTCGACAAGTCCCAGCCCAACAGCGTCTATGAGGTCGCCGAGCGGGCCATCTCCTTCTGGAAGTCCAAGGGCATCATCACCAAGGACGTGTCCGTGGACGCGCTGATCAGCGCCGACTACGTCAACGCCGAGTAG
- a CDS encoding ABC transporter permease, whose protein sequence is MKQGNPTVRRGAWLAAASLSAVLGIWAVLAYSGSVKPLFLPAPHKVFLSFGEMYREGILFSYTWDSVYRVMVGWSLAAVIAVPLGLLIATSRRASHMVAPVMEFARYLPVVALVPLTLLYFGIGDAQKFAIIFLGTFFQLVLMVADSVATVPADLSRAAATLGANRLQTYRLVLFPGALPGIMDDLRITVGWAWTYLVVAELVAANSGLGYMILRAQRFLAIDRIFAGLIIIGVLGLLTDYLFKLLTRIITPWSEKR, encoded by the coding sequence ATGAAACAGGGAAATCCGACCGTGCGGAGAGGGGCGTGGCTGGCTGCCGCGTCCCTGTCCGCCGTTCTCGGCATATGGGCGGTCCTGGCCTACTCCGGCTCGGTCAAGCCCCTGTTCCTGCCCGCGCCGCACAAGGTCTTCCTGTCCTTCGGGGAGATGTACCGCGAGGGCATCCTCTTTTCCTATACCTGGGACAGCGTGTACCGGGTCATGGTCGGCTGGTCCCTGGCGGCCGTGATCGCCGTGCCGCTCGGGCTGCTCATCGCCACGTCCCGGCGCGCCTCGCACATGGTCGCCCCGGTCATGGAGTTCGCCCGCTACCTGCCCGTGGTCGCCCTGGTCCCGCTGACCCTGCTCTATTTCGGCATCGGCGACGCCCAGAAGTTCGCCATCATCTTTCTGGGCACCTTCTTCCAGCTGGTCCTGATGGTCGCGGACAGCGTGGCCACGGTGCCCGCCGACCTGAGCCGGGCCGCCGCCACCCTGGGGGCCAACCGCCTGCAGACCTACCGGCTGGTCCTGTTCCCCGGCGCGCTGCCGGGCATCATGGACGATCTGCGCATCACCGTGGGCTGGGCCTGGACCTACCTGGTGGTGGCCGAGCTGGTGGCCGCCAACTCCGGGCTGGGCTACATGATCCTGCGCGCCCAGCGGTTCCTGGCCATCGACCGGATCTTCGCCGGGCTGATCATCATCGGCGTGCTCGGGCTCTTGACCGACTACCTGTTCAAGCTGCTGACGCGCATCATAACCCCCTGGAGCGAAAAACGATGA
- a CDS encoding ABC transporter ATP-binding protein — MTMLSIDHLGKVFDSNKGEVTALEDINLTVDRGELAVIVGPSGCGKSTLLNIVAGLERATSGAAVLEGSPITGPGADRGMVFQSYTLFPWLTVRKNVEFGLRLKGVPPAERAEIARKYINLVNLSEFENALPKELSGGMKQRVAIARVLANKPVMLLMDEPFGALDAQTRLLLQELLLDVWRKESSTILFITHDIDEAILLADNVYIMSRRPGRIKARVPVDIPRPRDHKASLTPAFSRVKSQIMDLLWEEIAAG, encoded by the coding sequence ATGACCATGCTGTCCATCGACCATCTGGGCAAGGTCTTCGACTCCAACAAGGGGGAGGTGACCGCGCTCGAGGACATCAACCTGACCGTGGACCGGGGCGAGCTGGCCGTCATCGTCGGGCCGTCCGGCTGCGGCAAGTCCACCCTGCTGAACATCGTGGCCGGGCTGGAACGCGCCACCTCGGGCGCGGCCGTGCTCGAGGGCAGCCCCATCACCGGGCCGGGCGCGGACAGGGGCATGGTCTTCCAGTCGTACACGCTTTTCCCCTGGCTGACCGTGCGCAAGAACGTGGAGTTCGGCCTGCGCCTCAAGGGCGTGCCCCCGGCCGAGCGGGCCGAGATCGCCCGCAAGTACATCAACCTGGTGAACCTGTCCGAGTTCGAGAACGCCCTGCCCAAGGAGCTTTCGGGCGGCATGAAGCAGCGCGTGGCCATCGCCCGCGTGCTGGCCAACAAGCCGGTCATGCTGCTCATGGACGAGCCCTTCGGGGCCCTGGACGCCCAGACCCGGCTGCTCCTCCAGGAGCTGCTCCTGGACGTCTGGCGCAAGGAATCGAGCACCATTCTGTTCATCACCCACGACATCGACGAGGCCATCCTGCTGGCCGACAACGTCTACATCATGTCCAGGCGGCCGGGCCGGATCAAGGCCCGCGTGCCCGTGGACATCCCCCGCCCGCGCGACCACAAGGCCTCGCTGACCCCGGCGTTTTCGCGGGTCAAGTCGCAGATCATGGACCTCCTCTGGGAGGAGATCGCGGCGGGTTAG